A single Vallitalea okinawensis DNA region contains:
- a CDS encoding ABC transporter permease, which yields MAQVATTNSNKNSEYKRLLSKYGIVLVFIFMVILMSILSPSFLSYRNLMNVVRQISVIGIISLGVTLVIISKGIDLSSGSVLALAAVIAASFGQTADWAAKMYPNIPELPVIIPVLTALLVGALCGTINGTFIAKTGIPPFIATLGMMVSARGLALLYSDGRPVSSLTDSYKWFGQGYVLEMGSFKGIPVPVIIYIIMIVITWVMLTQTRFGKNIYAIGGNVHAAEVSGINVKKNLIAIYAYAGLLAGLAGLLMSARIDTGQPGMGVSYELDAIAATTIGGTSHSGGIGTIWGCVVGALILGVLNNGLNLLGVSAYWQQIIKGAIIVGAVVIDMRKNNKKH from the coding sequence ATGGCACAGGTTGCGACAACAAATTCAAATAAAAATAGCGAATATAAAAGACTGTTAAGTAAATACGGAATCGTTTTAGTATTTATTTTCATGGTTATATTAATGAGTATATTATCGCCATCCTTCTTAAGTTATCGAAACTTAATGAACGTGGTAAGACAAATTTCAGTAATTGGTATTATCTCATTAGGGGTAACACTTGTCATAATATCAAAGGGTATTGACCTTTCATCAGGCTCAGTTTTAGCATTAGCAGCTGTAATAGCTGCCAGTTTCGGTCAAACAGCTGATTGGGCAGCAAAAATGTATCCCAATATACCAGAATTACCAGTGATCATCCCAGTGTTAACAGCTCTTCTAGTTGGTGCACTTTGTGGTACGATTAACGGTACTTTTATTGCCAAAACAGGTATACCACCATTTATTGCAACTTTAGGTATGATGGTATCTGCAAGAGGTTTAGCACTTCTTTATTCAGATGGACGACCAGTGAGTTCATTAACAGATAGCTATAAATGGTTTGGCCAAGGTTATGTATTAGAAATGGGTAGTTTTAAAGGAATACCAGTACCAGTTATTATTTATATCATTATGATAGTAATCACATGGGTGATGCTTACTCAAACTCGTTTTGGTAAGAACATATACGCCATTGGTGGTAATGTTCATGCCGCAGAAGTATCCGGTATTAATGTTAAGAAAAACTTAATAGCAATCTATGCTTACGCAGGATTATTAGCTGGTTTAGCTGGATTACTTATGTCAGCTCGTATTGATACAGGTCAACCAGGTATGGGTGTTAGCTATGAGTTAGATGCAATCGCAGCTACAACAATCGGTGGAACTAGTCACTCAGGCGGCATTGGTACAATATGGGGTTGTGTAGTCGGTGCATTAATCCTTGGTGTACTAAACAATGGTCTTAATTTACTTGGTGTATCCGCATACTGGCAACAGATTATTAAAGGTGCGATTATAGTAGGTGCTGTAGTAATTGATATGCGTAAAAATAACAAAAAGCATTAA
- the iolG gene encoding inositol 2-dehydrogenase: MKKIKVGAVGLGRLGYRHAENLAFKIPNAELIALCDMNQEKLNETVNAWNIPFGYTDFDEMIKNEELEAIVITSPSALHTTQIAKALDAGLHVFSEKPLGTNVEECKIAEEAVERHPELVFMLGFMRRYDPSYAYAREKIKNGEIGKPVLFRGYSQDPESCIDGAIAYCGHSGGQFIDMAVHDIDLACWMLESEPKSIFAIGGCYAHPEFGEHKDGDNVSALMHFKNETMVFLLAGRTAPHGYNVETEIIGTKGTLRIASVPQKNLVEILDEHGVRKECSQDFLERFEDAYVEEVLEFIDCIVNNRKPEVTVYDGTKTTEIAYRCKEAFETNELIRM; encoded by the coding sequence ATGAAAAAGATCAAAGTAGGTGCTGTAGGCTTAGGGAGATTGGGATATCGACATGCTGAAAATCTAGCATTTAAGATACCAAACGCTGAATTAATAGCATTATGTGATATGAACCAAGAGAAATTAAACGAAACTGTAAACGCGTGGAATATTCCTTTTGGATATACAGATTTTGATGAAATGATAAAAAATGAAGAACTTGAGGCGATTGTAATAACATCACCTTCTGCATTGCATACGACTCAAATTGCTAAGGCCTTAGATGCTGGCTTACATGTATTCTCTGAAAAACCATTAGGTACAAATGTTGAAGAGTGTAAAATTGCAGAAGAAGCAGTTGAAAGACATCCAGAACTTGTGTTCATGCTTGGTTTCATGAGAAGATATGACCCTTCTTATGCATATGCAAGAGAAAAAATTAAGAATGGTGAAATTGGTAAACCTGTATTATTCAGAGGTTATAGCCAAGATCCAGAAAGCTGCATCGATGGTGCAATAGCTTATTGTGGTCATAGTGGTGGTCAGTTTATCGACATGGCAGTACATGATATCGATTTAGCATGTTGGATGCTTGAGTCAGAGCCAAAATCCATCTTTGCTATTGGTGGATGTTATGCTCATCCAGAGTTTGGAGAGCACAAAGATGGTGATAATGTATCAGCATTAATGCACTTTAAGAATGAAACAATGGTATTCTTATTAGCAGGCCGTACAGCTCCTCATGGCTACAATGTTGAAACTGAGATCATTGGAACTAAAGGTACTCTTCGTATCGCAAGTGTACCTCAAAAGAATCTAGTTGAAATTCTTGATGAGCATGGTGTTAGAAAAGAATGTTCACAAGATTTCTTAGAAAGATTTGAAGATGCATACGTTGAAGAAGTATTAGAATTTATTGATTGTATCGTTAATAATAGAAAACCAGAAGTTACAGTTTATGATGGTACAAAGACAACTGAAATTGCATATAGATGCAAGGAAGCATTTGAAACAAATGAATTAATTAGAATGTAA
- a CDS encoding LacI family DNA-binding transcriptional regulator, which yields MTIRDIAKQCNVSVATVSRVLNNDPKGVGQHTREKVLKVIEATNYKPNAVARTLATKRARTIGLILPDVSNPFNSMMAKGVEEEASKYGYNTILCDSNNEKEKENAYLRILSENYVAGLIYNNFKSTDLSGLQDFIGQSIPYILIDHDIETHEGASVIKIDNAKAMYDLTRFVLSKGHKKIAAVTGYEDSYSSSQRLIGFKRAMNDVGVDVNAELIFTGDFRLKTGYELCGCILEKAKVTAIICFNDVMALGVLQKLKENGLKVPEDISVTGFDNIEFADFIDPPLTTVSQPIYDMGRRAAYQLIQKLEGQNKDIYKQEFQHQLMIRKSVKAIG from the coding sequence ATGACTATTAGAGATATTGCAAAGCAATGTAATGTATCTGTAGCAACAGTTTCTAGGGTATTAAATAATGATCCCAAAGGTGTTGGTCAACATACAAGGGAAAAAGTATTGAAAGTTATAGAAGCAACTAATTACAAGCCAAATGCTGTGGCGAGAACCTTAGCGACTAAAAGAGCAAGGACAATAGGTTTAATACTCCCTGATGTATCAAATCCATTTAATTCAATGATGGCCAAGGGAGTTGAGGAAGAAGCCAGTAAGTATGGTTATAATACAATACTTTGTGATAGTAATAATGAAAAAGAGAAGGAAAATGCTTATTTAAGAATACTTAGTGAGAATTATGTAGCAGGGCTTATTTATAATAATTTTAAAAGCACAGATCTAAGTGGATTACAAGATTTTATAGGGCAATCCATTCCTTATATTTTAATTGATCATGATATTGAGACTCATGAAGGAGCTAGTGTTATCAAAATTGATAATGCTAAAGCCATGTACGATCTTACACGTTTTGTACTATCAAAGGGGCATAAGAAAATAGCCGCAGTGACTGGATATGAAGACAGCTATTCATCTTCTCAAAGACTAATTGGTTTTAAAAGGGCTATGAATGATGTAGGAGTAGATGTCAATGCAGAATTGATCTTTACTGGTGACTTCAGATTGAAGACAGGATATGAACTTTGTGGTTGCATATTAGAAAAGGCGAAAGTTACTGCCATAATTTGTTTTAATGATGTGATGGCATTAGGTGTATTACAAAAATTGAAGGAGAATGGTCTAAAAGTTCCTGAGGATATATCCGTTACTGGATTTGATAATATCGAATTTGCTGATTTTATTGACCCCCCCTTAACAACAGTGAGTCAGCCTATTTATGATATGGGGAGAAGAGCGGCCTATCAATTGATTCAAAAACTTGAAGGTCAGAATAAGGATATTTATAAGCAAGAATTCCAACATCAGCTTATGATAAGGAAGTCTGTTAAAGCTATCGGATGA
- a CDS encoding LacI family DNA-binding transcriptional regulator: MAVTIKDIAQKANVSITTVSRVLNNKSKGVGEETRKKILDIVEEYNYVPNAVAKGLVTKKTNILGLIIPDITNPYYPEIAKGVEDTANEYGYNIILCGTNNQLEKENNYIRILKEHYVAGIIYNSSYSINETTMKQLATTNVPFVLVENDADRKDIMRVYTDGEVGMEKLISYLVEMAHKHIAYISGPKDSYTAAKRLKGYREALMHHGIEVEEHLIKYGQPTRSNGYDLTKELLRSKAKFTAIACFNDLMAVGALQKLRHKGIQVPLDVSVTGYDNVYVTKITTPKITTVEQPAYDMGCEAARMLIEKIENNKIPNSPIKFEPKLKIRESVRKI; this comes from the coding sequence ATGGCAGTTACTATAAAAGATATTGCACAAAAAGCAAATGTATCTATTACTACTGTATCAAGAGTTTTGAATAATAAGAGTAAAGGTGTTGGCGAAGAAACAAGAAAAAAAATATTAGATATTGTAGAAGAATACAATTATGTACCCAATGCTGTTGCCAAAGGATTAGTAACTAAAAAGACGAATATCCTTGGACTTATTATTCCTGACATCACAAACCCTTATTATCCTGAGATTGCAAAGGGGGTAGAGGATACAGCTAATGAATACGGATATAACATTATTTTGTGTGGTACAAATAATCAACTTGAAAAAGAGAATAATTATATACGTATTTTAAAGGAGCACTATGTGGCTGGTATCATCTACAACAGTTCCTATAGTATTAATGAAACAACCATGAAGCAATTAGCAACTACGAATGTTCCTTTTGTACTAGTAGAAAACGATGCTGATCGCAAAGATATCATGCGGGTTTATACTGATGGCGAAGTGGGTATGGAGAAGCTAATTAGTTACTTGGTTGAAATGGCACACAAACACATAGCTTATATTTCGGGTCCTAAGGACAGTTATACTGCTGCCAAACGTTTAAAGGGTTATAGAGAAGCTTTAATGCACCATGGCATTGAGGTGGAAGAACATCTTATCAAATATGGTCAACCTACACGCAGCAATGGTTACGATTTAACGAAGGAACTTTTAAGATCCAAAGCTAAATTCACTGCCATAGCATGCTTCAATGATTTAATGGCTGTAGGTGCCTTGCAGAAACTTCGACATAAGGGGATTCAAGTACCTTTAGATGTTTCAGTTACTGGCTACGATAACGTATATGTAACAAAAATTACAACGCCAAAGATTACAACAGTTGAACAGCCTGCTTATGATATGGGATGTGAAGCTGCTAGAATGTTAATAGAAAAAATAGAAAACAACAAGATTCCAAACAGTCCTATTAAGTTTGAACCAAAGCTTAAAATAAGGGAGTCCGTTAGGAAAATTTAA
- the iolC gene encoding 5-dehydro-2-deoxygluconokinase → MNNLKFPENRELDFVAIGRLGVDLNANEIHRPMEETLTFTKYLGGSPANITVAMSRLGMKSGFIGRVADDQFGRFITNYLVENDIDTSSIVVDNSGAKTGLAFTEIKSPTDCSILMYRSDAVDLRVEVGDVKEEYIKNAKVLLISGTALAASPSREAVFAALELARKHNTVVFFDIDYRPYTWKSVEETAIYYSLAAEKCDVIIGTREEFDMLEMISNPGNKDDAVTAKKWFDYNAKLVVIKHGKDGSFAYTKEGDKVEGAVFPVTPVKTFGAGDSYAGGFIYGLLQGYSPAKSMEIGAASAAIVVSSHSCSDAMPSIEQIEQFIVDYEG, encoded by the coding sequence ATGAATAACTTGAAATTTCCAGAGAATAGGGAGTTAGACTTTGTTGCTATTGGACGTCTAGGTGTAGACTTGAATGCCAATGAAATTCATCGCCCAATGGAAGAGACACTTACTTTTACAAAATATCTTGGAGGATCACCAGCCAACATAACAGTGGCTATGTCAAGATTAGGTATGAAGAGTGGATTCATCGGTCGTGTAGCAGATGATCAGTTTGGTCGCTTCATCACTAATTACTTAGTAGAAAATGATATTGACACATCAAGTATTGTTGTTGATAACTCAGGAGCTAAAACAGGTCTTGCATTTACAGAAATTAAATCTCCAACAGATTGTAGTATCCTTATGTATCGTTCAGATGCAGTTGATTTAAGAGTAGAAGTAGGCGATGTAAAAGAAGAGTACATCAAAAACGCGAAAGTATTACTTATTTCTGGTACAGCATTAGCAGCAAGTCCATCAAGAGAAGCAGTTTTTGCAGCATTAGAATTAGCTAGAAAGCATAATACAGTAGTATTCTTTGATATTGACTACCGTCCATATACTTGGAAATCAGTAGAAGAAACTGCCATTTACTATAGTTTAGCAGCAGAAAAATGTGATGTGATCATCGGTACAAGAGAAGAGTTTGATATGCTAGAAATGATTTCAAACCCAGGTAACAAGGATGATGCCGTTACGGCTAAGAAATGGTTTGATTACAACGCTAAATTAGTAGTTATCAAGCATGGTAAAGATGGATCATTTGCTTATACAAAAGAAGGCGATAAAGTTGAAGGTGCGGTATTCCCTGTAACACCAGTTAAGACTTTTGGTGCTGGCGACTCTTATGCAGGTGGATTCATTTACGGTTTACTTCAAGGATATAGCCCAGCAAAATCAATGGAAATTGGAGCAGCTTCAGCAGCTATCGTTGTATCCAGTCATAGTTGTTCAGATGCAATGCCATCTATCGA